The Cyclopterus lumpus isolate fCycLum1 chromosome 3, fCycLum1.pri, whole genome shotgun sequence genome includes the window GGTTATTTTTCGAGTGGCTCGGACTCCCAGTTGTTCCAGcactttaaataatgtaaaatggcTCAGTGGTGTCAAACTGCACATTTTTATCTCCAATTCCGGTTCAGTCGAACCATGTGCACGACAGTTAACCCGATCAAGGCCCGCCTCTGTCTGCCCGGTTGCattttttggttgttttataCATGTGGAGAGACCAAACAACCCAGTTCCAAACCGTCCACAGACTGGGAAGCGGTCTCACATGGTTTTGATGGGATGCCTGCTTTCATGTGGAAACTGGTCTCTGGGTCCCTTTAGCCTGTGTGTTGTGACAGAGGATAATGCAATTCCCACCATCTGCCATTTGTTAGCCCTGTTTGGTGTAACTGATCTGCTTTTAATCCGTGAATTTCCAACGCGTGTGCAGCTCTGCAGCTGGAATGAAGCAGATGGATCCCACGGCGTCTCTGGGGCGCAGCGGGCCAGGCCGGCCCGAGGCTGGCGTAGATCCTGCCCTTCATCTCCTTATACTCGTCCTAAATCGCTCTCACTAGACATTGTTTGCTAAATGCTTATGATGCAAGTGGAAAGGTACACCTTGCACTTGTGGGGTTTGCTCCTCTATGCAGTCTCTCAATTTAAAGCCACTACGTGTAGGATTTAAATGTTTCACGTGTAggatttaaatgtttcacttaATATTACCACCATCAGGTggtaatattaaaaacacaccactACACCCACTCCCGATCCGGgggggacattttttttctacaaaaagctacaataatcaataataagtACACCTAACACTCATCAAATGTGTACACTATAATTGATTTAATCAATACATCTATAAaaacaaagaatcacacaaaagcagCACTCTAAAAgcttgtgtttaccagagatggGCTCATAGTTTTCTCAGAAATATGTCATGCAGCATCTTAGTTGAAAAGATCAAAACTACCAATTAGTCAGTTAATTGATTAAGAGGGGGGCGACCCTAGATCCCGTATCACCCAACTCTGCACTACCCCTCAGCTCAGCAGTGtaacaccgtgtgtgtgtgtgtgtgtgtgtgtgtgtgtgtgtgtgtttcctgtgtgtgtcttcagtgtctcctgattgttcattcctttcacctgccctcagccattCCCCTGCCTCCCGTGTGTTTCCTGATTGTtaatgccctacacctgtggtttacCCTCATACTCCCCTGCTTTGCCTTGtcccctgccagattgtctttgtAATACCCCCGGTGTTCACGTTGCCTTCAAGCTTAGttttgagtgtttgtttttcagtccCTGTTTTTCCCCTTGTTTTGTCCTCTGCCCAGTAAAGTTAATGGTTGCCGTACCTCACCCTGTTCCTCTGCGCCTGAGCCCCACCGCACCCCGGTCGTGACTTGCAGAAAATGTTTCGCATTTTTCAGCTCATTCTTTTGGTGTTCTAGGCCACAACTTTTTTTTACGTCTGTTCACTGCTCTCATTAGCATAATGTTCAGATAAACCCATTGTACGCCTGCCGAGCACCACGCGGCAGATCGCCATGGTTAACTTAACTACCTGGTGAATACAGGGGAGCATTTATACCCTATTCCCCTCAGGAGATGGTGGTGACCAAAAAAGGAGCAACAAGAAGAGTGAATAGTTGACAAAAGTAACTGTTTACAAACAAGTTTATGTTATCAGCTCCAGAGGTAATATCACAAACTTGGGGACGTATGAACATcgataatatataatacatcagTCAATTGGTTATTTTgaaaatccacaaaaaaaacttttccttGTGTTGTATTTGGTTCCCTAAAGATGTTTACAGGactaaagaagaaaagaaaaaaacgtccCGACCTGTGACCCTTCAAAACATGTTTGGCCTTTTCAATAAGAGTCTCAACTAGCAATCATATATTGGTATTTAAAGGGTGTACGGGGCTGGTATTCCCTGACGCAGATCAGAATGTAATTTGTTGGGGATGTATTTGCTTAGACAGGAGACTCAAACATCATCAGTGTCAGAATCAACTCTTCATCTGAAGGTACAAATGGCTGGAAAAGGTGGATTCAGTCAATCGTCATTCCTTTTCGAACCGCTTCATAAAACCTGGAATGTGCTTCAAAGGAAGCACACTATCTTTCCaccatgaataaaacatctgtcATTCATGAGCCAGTACAATATGTGCCGATTTAACAGAGCATAACAGCTCTGCAAGGCAGGGAAGCACCACGCTGTACAGTGTCCCACGGAGCCCAACCATAACCGAGTGTCATTTGTCTCCTTTAGGAGCTTAGTCTGGTTTATTTAAACAAGATTCATCCCCATATTTAATTCAAGCCCAACTGAAATTAAacagctttttttgggggtctgCTACAAATCGGCTCTGTAAAGTATTTGTCCCGAGTTctcctttgacaaaaaaaagaaaccaaaagggACACATTTTATGCTTTTTGCTTTCATGACGGCGCCTGTGGTGTAACGCCAGCACTCTGGCAGTCGGCCACTTACTGTCAATCAAACCCATTGCTTTTTCATTTAAACACAAGCTGAGTACTTCTGATATTTCCCaagacttttttcttcttcccattaAAGATAAACAACTGTTACATTTCCTGTGCGAAACGGGACAAATGCGTGACCTTTTACTATTGCTGCTTTCAGCATTCTCGAGAATCGCTCAAACAAAAATACTTCACTCTCAACACAGCAACTCAAACACCAGTGAAAAACAGTCTGGTTTACGGGGGAAAGGTAGGCAACTGCCTCAGTCCCAAACAGCAATAgatttatttcaatgtttaGATGTGAAAATTAGTGAATGATGTTATTATTCTCAGCCATCGTACCCCGAAATGACTAACAAAAGGCCCCAAAAGCAAGCGCAACAGAGCTGCGTATGTGTTGGGGCATAAACATACACAGTTTGAGTTGCATTGGCCAGGTGAGGGTGGTCCGCTCGTACACGCTGACTCCAGGGAAGTGAAGAAAAGTTTGTTTGGCAGCATACACATTTTATCTAACTTCTGTTTAACCATCATGAGGAGTCAAAAAAAATGTCGATGAGTTTAAAAGACAGGGGCATTTATTATACGATATTGGGTtgcttttctttaaatatgtcCCTTGTCTCCTACATTTAGAAATATTCTGTATTTAGTGTAAAGTGCAGAATTACCAACACATCTGACCCAGTGGAGCTGATCCTTGTCTTGCTCAAGAACACTTTGACTGAGCGAATGACTGCACTTCCACACTGACTGCTGTCACTCTCTGAAGCATAATGCAATCTGACAGTTACAATCTGGAATCACAAGGGGGTAAAAGTTTAGCAGGGCTTAGCCCAAGTGTAATACTAAGCTTACTTCGCCACCTACCGACGATAAGGGTGGTCAAACCACATCGCAGTACTACCGCCTCGCCGGCAGGGGGCGCTGGAGGCCCTCGTCGAGCTGCGTCGTTTCCCCTGAGCCTCAGTCCTTCCGCCaccacagagagcagagagagcgaTCAGCCGGTGCCAGAccaaaatacaaacaatggGCAAGAAGCACAAAAAGCACAAGTCCGAAAAACACGGATATGAAGGTAATTAATTTCGCACACTCATCTATCTGAACTATTTGcggatttgtttttaaatacgTTGCTGGAAGCTATTGTTAGCCCGTCTATACACCTAACGTTAGCTGATGAGCTAGCGTGCTGCTacactaacgttagctacagGGCTGATATACGTGTTTACTTCCCCTCACTTCTCTGTAAATATGCCACAATTCGGTATGAATGCAAAAAGCAGGCGATGTAAGGTTACAATACGGCGTCAGCTGTCGTTGTATCCTCACTCCAACGCCTGCTGGGTAAGCTACGTTAGCTGTGAGCGACTATTGTTTCCAGCATCTCTCAGCTGTCACGGGTTCGTCAGCCATGAACAGTTTGAATAACAATTAGTCGACTTCGTATCTGCAGAGTACGGAGAGAGGCCCCTAAAGCTGGTGTTGAAGGTGTCTGGAAACGAAGTGACGACGGGAAGCTCGAGTCTGGACACTTTTTATGACGAGCAGCCGGCGGACAGCGACAAAcccaaagagaagaagaagaaaaagaagaaggataaAGAGAAGAGCGTTGGGTCTCCGGAGGACgacaagggaaagaaaaaggtaaCGTGGCCGAATGTCACAGAGCCTTTCTCTTTAAAGGAGCACTTGGTTCACACGAACTGTCCTCGTGTTACATTTCCTTGTTTGTTTCTGTAACGCTAgatgacgaagaagaagaaaggacaGGAAGCGAACGATGAGGATGAACGAAGCAGAACTCCGATCCGTTCAGAGCTGGATAAACAGGAAGGTAGTCTTCAAGTTCCCTTTTGTTGTTTACGTCGACACCTCTCCTGCAACACTTTCCCTGatgctttttgttatttttcctcGTAGAAAAGGAGCAAACTCCTCTGCAGGAAGCTTTGAACCAGCTCATCAGGCAGCTCCAAAGGTGCAGCATTGATCATTTATTGATATGagatgagtgtgtttgtttgtttatttgtcagcTCTTGCACGTTCAGCAGCAAGTCTCCACACAGTATTATGTCACTGACCGCTAGCCTCCCCCTAACCCCACTGTAAAGTTAGTGTATGCCTGCTGCGCTGaataaatactgtgtgtgtgcgtgtgtgtgtgtgtgtgtgtgtgtgtgtgtgtgtgtgtgtgtgtgtgtgtgtgtgtgtgtgtgtgtgtgtgtgtgtgtgtgtgtgtgtgtgtgtgtgtgtgtgtgtgtgtgtgtgtgtgtgtgtgtgtgtgtgtgtgtgtgtgtgtgtgtgtgtgtgtgtgtgtgtgtgtgtgtgtgtgtgtgtgtgtgtgtgtgtgcgttttctctctgcaggaaaGATCCCACGGCATTCTTCTCGTTTCCGGTGACCGACCTCATTGCTCCGGGCTACTCTATGATTATCAGACGGCCGATGGACTTCAGTACAATAAAGGACAAAGTGAAGAAAAATTACTATCAGTCGTTGGATGAACTCAAGGTATGTGTCGGTTTTACACACACAGGGGTGTTGTAGACAGATACCAAGATCAACATCTTATATCAACTTTATAGTTTTTCAGGACTTTCAGCATTTGGATCAGGTGGTGTGTGGGACAGTAGATGTGTCATAGCTTCAACTGTTATTTTGAAAGTGTCAGATACatatttaatcaacattttGGTGAACAGTATTATCTGATCGTGCAGGGTATTGGCAGATAATCAATTAAAGGCCCAAAAAACGTGATGGAACAACATGTAAAATATCTTCAACTTGGGAAATGTTGAAcattaaatgtcaaaataagaTAACTTTTACAGAAAGTGACAATAAATTACTATAATGCAGAAACACCCAATGCCCCCCATAACCACTAGCATGGGCCAAGGCATACTGTGTGTTTTGACCTGGATAATACAACCATCAATGCATTTTGAATCacaagatgtttgtttttttaatcatgtgtttgatgtgttgtgtgttgatGCAGATGGATTTCAGGGTTATGTGCGAAAACGCCATGATTTACAACAAACCTGAGACTATTTACCATAAAGCAGCTAGAAAACTGTTACACTCTGGACTGAAGATCCTGAACCAGGTATGAAACTGAAGATTCAGACATATAAATCTCTTTCAGGGATCATACCAACTGGACGGGAATGTCCTGTTGTTCACTTTATTGTGTTGAGAACGTCGGCCCCGACATTTTTCATTCACTGTTGGTCTTTCACAACAGCATTCACTGAGGGATTGTAGACAACTAGCATTATTTTTGTAATCCATTTTTGTAGGAAAAAAAGCATATTAAGGCATTTAAtatttgtctgtctctttgtaattTAATACGTAAGATATTTTGAAACTAAAGTTTTCAGTGATGATTAGTTCAACTTTCATTATCTGTGAAAACCAAACGAGACAGAAAAGTCTTTAAACCCAGATAGTATTCAAGGCACCACATGTGTACATATTTCCATTCTCTACCCAAGAAGTTTTCTTTACTAATTGCAGCAGTGCTGTTGTTTTAAACTTCATATTGCTTTTGCTATAAAGCACCAGAGGGAGGCAGCAGATTGCCTCCAACTGTAGCAGCAGTACTACCAACGGGTTTATCCGGCAGCTTTTCTTCTCCGCTCCTAAAAAAACTATGACTCTCCCTTCCAATAGGAACGACTGGAGAGCCTGAAGCAGAGCATAGACTTCATGTCCGGCCTCGACCCTTCAGCCAAACTGCCGGGAAAGACTGAGGACCAAGGAGGCACCAGCCTAGGCCAGAACCGAGAAGGACCCTCGACCACAGGCGCCGGCGAGAGATCCCAGACACCCGGCACTCCCAGGTCCTTTAACCGGCTGACTATAAGTTCACGTTTCTTAACGTCAGTCACATGCCACTTCAGCACAGCTGCCCTTAAGCTAGGAGTGCCCAGATTACAATGCGAGGGAGTGAAATGATCATCATGACCATTGGTTCACGACTTAAATCGTGATATTGTTACACTGTTCTGAAGTCTGTTTAAGTTGGGTGGCATGAGTATCACTCATTTGATCTTGAACCAAAGATCCAACTCCAGATTCCACCTTGCCTGAATTTAAGACAGAACTAATTGCTGACCACAAGATACAATAAGATTATCCTTTATTGGTCGCACAGCAGGGGATATTTGCAAGTGGAGAGTGCAACAACAAGAGACATTAGTAAGCATGACAACACAGGTGAGGTGGAGGTAACTGAAGATGCAGGCCGCTGATGGAACCAGTTTTCTGCACactgttggttttgtgtgaGCTGTTTTTCCTCTGACACTCACTCTGACAAGTGGAATCCTTTTTTCCACCGCTGGAGGCTGAGAATGTGAAGAATGCCTCGCAGCGTGCCGGGTCTCGTTCTCTCTCAAGGCCGTGCATCTTTTCCATCTGTGTTGTTGCTCAGCGCTGTAACAGAACCTTTTGAATTTAAGGCATGTGCCGGCGATGACTCACTGTAAGAGGAACAGccgggccaaaaaaaaaaaaaaaaaacacatttcctgtgctttgttttcattcatccACTTTTCACCTTCATGAAAAACCTTAATGGCGTTTATTGACGTCAACAAAGTGCTTCCAGGAAGATTCCATGAGGAGTGAAAGCAGAATGTAGGTGTTTTTAATGAATAGAAGCACTTGCACAGGTTTTCTCTCCTTGGCCAGTGTTTTTCTGCAGTGTGCATGTTTTACTTGCCacaatataacaaaaaaaaccttttcattCAGGACCGAAGTGTCTCATCTGTCTCGTCTTTCAAGTTGTGTTTCATTTGCAGACAGGAAAAGGACTCCAAGGACGAGGCGGCAAAGGTAGAGAAAGAGCTTCAGGAAATCCGCAAGGTCATCGAGGAGTCTGGAGGAAAGCTGTCCAACCGAGTGCTGCAGTGTGACGTGAGAAAGCAGAGTTTAAACtctggatttatttttgtttcaaattGACATAGccactattaaaataaaaaaatataataataataatcccgaatcttaaaaaaataacgacacaaaaagaaaagtagcgAATGTTAAATCCCTCTGTTGAGATAATACCAATGCCATACTTAGCTTCATATGGAATTAGTTATTGTTCACATTCTGGTCATGTGATGATGTTGGTCCATCAGTGACGGTAAACATGTTTTGTCTGTTCTCCAGTTCCATCCCAAAGTTTGACCACAACGCGTCTTTTTACGGCCGTTTGTTTATTGAGCCCTGTCATTGATTTGTTGTGTAGTTGGAGTTTGCCAGGCGAAAGGCTGATGGCTCCACCACCATGACCATCCTCAACCCAGCAGATCCATCAGTGGGAGGTAGGTCATCTGGAATCATAATGGAGCTCAGACaaattcataataaaatatatttttttttttcaaggaaaAGAATGTCCAAAGGTTCACTGCTCTAGAAATGTGAAGAATTGCTGGTTTTCTCACGCTTCTATTGAGGagattgtaaactgaatatcttttggaTTTTAAAATTCTGCTTCgacagaaaaaaagcaatctGTAGACATCACCTTGGCCACATATTTCCgatgataaataataaaaaaattagaaGATGGGTCTTCcataaatgaataaactgaGGTGGGGAGACGACAGTCGGTGAAATGTCAGCGTGTTTCCTGTTGCAGATGCTGGTTACTGTCCTGTGAAACTGGGCATGATGTCCAATCGGCTGCAGAGCGGCGTGAACAGCCTGCAGGGCTTCAGGGAGGATAAGAGGAACAGGATCACTCCAGGTAGCGTGTGGCTCCGGCTAAATGTTCCTCAGACCCTCGAGGATGAGATAATAATGAGCAACCCTTTCCACAGTGTCCTACGTCAACTATGGGCCGTTTACCTCCTACGCGCCCACCTACGACTCCAGCTTCGCCAACATCAGCAAGGAGGattctgacctcgtctcctccctctaCGGCGAGGAGTCCGAGCCTCTGGGCTCAGACAGGTATGACCGCGTGACGCACTCGGGGCTCGGTGGCGTTTACACAGAACGTCACCGCGAGGCATTCCTAGCCGATTACTTTCCAGGTTGTTCACTCTGGAGGAAGTCGGCTGTAGACTGGGCCTCATCCCGACTTCAACTCTTACgctttggtttcatcttctttctctccggTCAGCGGTGTCAATACCATCGTCTCGTTGTTCTTGACCAAGACAGCGGTTCTGATATTGACCCCCTGCTTCTGCTTCAGAAACAGCAGCTGTAAATGTATTGTTTCTCCGTGTGTTTGGCAGCATGTCGAAGTTCCTCGCCAAATCAGACGAGTACGTGTACAAACTGGCGGACAACATTCTGGATGCGATCACGAACGGAGAGCATTCGAAAACCCTGAAGGAAGCCGAGCCGGTGAGCACGGGCCAACCACTTTCTTTACGACCGCGTTAAAGAGAACAGGATAGAAACGTATGATGGTGTCAATTGACTGAAtgagttgtgttgttgttgttgtttttctacgCTTAtccagcaggtggagatgggaacaaacacacaagaggaCTCGAGTGACATGGAGGTGAGAGTTGATACCCAGAAGTCCTGAGTGATAAGCAGTCTATACTGTTCATGGAAATAGACATCAAGCTCATAATGACCAAGTATCAGCGGGTGCTGTGTAACGCCAAACCGACGCCGTGCGCCCGCGTCGGTGTTGGATGCGATGTGTTCGGAAGAGGAGCTCCGGGGTTGTGCGGCGTGCGGCGCGCGTTCTCGCGTTACGCCTCATGTGCGGGTACTTCATCTCATTTTGTCATTACTGGCAGGCTGTTGCTACGTCAAACCAGCTGTGTCAACATAGCAGGGGCCAGCCTTTCGCTGGGATCCATCCACGCACGGAAAGAACATTTCCCCCTTTCGAAAAACACAGCGGCACTACTCACGCACGGGCCCGCTGTCAAAAGAATTTTGCAGAGGCCCGTGTTTTCTTCCAGTGCCCACTGGCTGCGCGGCTGAATCGCTCCTCTGAGCAGCGGCGGAAACCAGAGCACGGGCCCCTCCGGCAGGCGGACAGCAACCCTCTGTCCGGGCTGTTTGCTGTTCTTGGCCGCTCTCCAGCTCGCTCTCATCCCCTACCCcgaggttttttttatttctttttgcagCTTGTCATTAGGTTTGATTTTTAGTGGAGCGAAGAAGCAGCATGACTAAAGGGTCTTCAAAGGGCCTGGATGTTCCCCTGAAGCGTCAGCTGtctggtgtgttgttgttgttttttaaacctGACTAAACATGTCGCCTTCCCCCCCTCGTCTCTCGTAGGTAGCTAAACCCGAAGCATCCAACTGCAACCGGCTGGACTTCCTGCGCTGTGCTGCAGGCCTGCAGGCGGCCGAGGAGCTCTCTGGGGGTAAAACTTCTGTCTGCAACTAACactcattttcattttggaTTAGTCTTTTTGTAATATCAAGGTATTTGCAGGTCTGGACAGTCTTTTTCCAGCTTAATCAATTTAATGTGTTGTTCAACCAACAGTTCCAAACCCAAAGACATTCATTATACAATCAATAGGAATGGGAGGAATCGTTAAATCCTCACGTTTTGAGAAGCTGCAGTTAGAGATTGTTTGGCATTTTTACTTCAAAATTGttgttcattgattttctgttgatcattcatgtatgtatgtgtgtgtgtatgtatgtatatatatatatatatatgtgtatgtgtatatatatatgtgtatatatatatgtgtatatatatatatgtatatgtatgtgtatgtatatatatatatgtatgtgtatgtatatgtatgtatatatatatatatatatatatatatgtatatatatgtatatacatatgtgtatatatatatatatatatatatatatatatatacatatatatgtatatacatatgtgtatatatatatatatatatatatatatatacatatgtatatatatatatgtatatacatatgtatatatatatatatatatatatacatatgtatatacatatgtatgtatatacgtatgtatttatatacatatgtatatacatatatatatatatatatatatatatatatatatatacatatgtatttatatatgtatatacatatgtatttatgtatgtatatgtatatacatatgtatttatacatgtatgtatatgtatttatacatgtatgtatatgtatttatatatgtatgtatatgtatatacatatgtatttacatatgtatgtatatacgtatgtatttatatatgtatatacatatgtatttatgtatgtatatgtatatacatatgtatttatacatgtatgtatatgtatttatatatgtatgtatatgtatatacatatgtatttatatatgtatatacatatgtatatgtatatacatatgtatttatatatgtatatgtatatacatatgtatttatatatgtatgtatatacatatgtatgtatatatgtatgtatatacatatgtatgtatatacatatgtatttatatatatatatatatatatatatatatatatatatatatatatatatatatatatatatatataatcacttTTTGCCTGAATAAGAGTATAAACCTGCCACACATTGTAGGTACaaaatgcatacacacatacaacaaaTGGCTCATAGCTTTTTTCCTCCGGTCGTCATTTTGATAATGAACGTACACAACTGAAATAACTACCCACTCTGCCCGACCTGGAGAGCAGGCCACAGATTTCTGAACCTGGGCAGCCCTGACTGCTTTATGTGTGGTTCAAAGGAATACGTGAACAAAGACATTCATAATCACACTGTAAATGCTTTTTGCCATTGGGGTCATTCaaaacaaccccccctcccccctcccccctgaaGCAGTTGGACGAGCCATTAAGCCATCCTGCACACCATTATGTCTCCTCTTAGATCTTTGTAACAGCCCATCCAAGTGTATCCTCTCCCCCTGTGCTCTCTCTGCACTCCCACATGTTAATGTCAGACCGAGAGGTCTGAGAAAGAATGGATGTATTGTGTTCAATAGTGCAACCAAGGACCCTGAAGAGCGACCGCAAGGTAACCGGAGGAACCCAGAGGAAGTACTAACGGTATGTGtgttgccccccctcccccctccacctgATCTGTCACAGAGGCCCTGCACTTCCAGCAGAAATTGGACGAGACTACAAAGCTCCTGCGAGACTTGCAGGAAGCACAGAAGGAGCGTCTGAGCACTAAGCAGCCGCCTAACATGATTTGCCTGCTGGCACCAACTGCCAAGGAGCTGGAGCTGGGTAAGAGTCTGTCCCCACCCCCCGTGTAGACCTCTGACAACAAGCCGTTTACCTCTCAACCAGCCACCCAACACTGATGTGGAGTGTCCTTTTAGCTTCAGATCACAATTCACAGTTAAGATACGAGTCAAACCGCCAACAACGACCTCATTCCCAGGGTTGTATTCCTCAAAGTGGCCATCCCAGAGACGCGTATCTTAATATCAATTCTGGCGTGAGTGTTGTCTTTGTTGAATGACGCCCAGAGAACTCTGGCTGTTACGTCTTCTTCTGGGATTTGACCCAGGAGACGCTGGTTATTGCTGCTCCAGCCACTATTCATCTGTCTGTGTGGTCAAAATGAAGCTAAAGcttacaatacaaaaaaaacaaagcacagtgaggttgccaggcaaccagcggAGACTAAGTGGACTAAGTTACTGCTCCCGGCCCTCGTGAAGCTTCAAAATATGATAACAATTTATACTTGGAGATAAAAACGTGCGCTTTCGAGGTGCCGGTAGGAAGGATTTTGTTACTTTTAGACAGTCAGGCTAACTCTTCCCCCGGTTTCTagtcattatgctaagctatgctaactgGCGGTAGATTCATATTTACCGTACTGACATAGAGAATGGTATCAATCGTTACAGTCCTGAGAatggtgtcaatcttctcataatactctcagaaagaaagcaaacaagtgtatttcccaaaaagcCAAACTCCTCCTGAAACATAACACAGAACTTCTTGAGCAAAATGTTCTGGCTAAAGGTTGAATGGAGGGGAGAAAATCAGTGAGCCCTCCTCCGATTGGCCCCATTGGTCTCTGCTCGTCTTTGTGATGTCCCCTTTTTGACTCTTCCTTTGTCCACAGCTGAGAAGGTGACGGGGAACTTGGCTGCGTTGACGGGTCAAGTGGCTCCATGCGACGTCAGCAGTGTCTACGGCATCAGGAGGGCCATGGGCATCGcggttcccccagagcccccCGAGCCCTTCATTGACCTCACCACAGGTAAATATCTTCCTGGTCATACTCCCATTCTGTGTGTTGAATACCATCAGTGGTGGAGAgttaactaaatacatttattattgtacttaagtacaacaTTGGATGTACCGGTTCTTTTTATGGCTCTTCTACTGTATTTCAGAGGGGAAATTGCAGTTGTTTTTACACTGCAGGTATTTGAAATGCATTCCTTAGTTACTTTTCCGATACAGAGTTTTCCATACAAATCATAGGAAGAGCAGTAAATTCAGTAAGAGATCGGAATACTTCCTCTACCACTGAATAACATTTGGCTGTTTGGGAAGTAAAGTCTGAACTTAACCTCACAAATTACCTTCAATGTTTTCAGTTCTGGAGGCTGAACCAATGGAGGCCTTGTCCGGTGCTCAAGATCCAGTTCCAGTCATCACTGTATAATGAAAATCCAACCACCTTTACTGTTTGATAAGTTAAGTTTTGTATGAAAATTGCT containing:
- the brd7 gene encoding bromodomain-containing protein 7, whose amino-acid sequence is MGKKHKKHKSEKHGYEEYGERPLKLVLKVSGNEVTTGSSSLDTFYDEQPADSDKPKEKKKKKKKDKEKSVGSPEDDKGKKKMTKKKKGQEANDEDERSRTPIRSELDKQEEKEQTPLQEALNQLIRQLQRKDPTAFFSFPVTDLIAPGYSMIIRRPMDFSTIKDKVKKNYYQSLDELKMDFRVMCENAMIYNKPETIYHKAARKLLHSGLKILNQERLESLKQSIDFMSGLDPSAKLPGKTEDQGGTSLGQNREGPSTTGAGERSQTPGTPRQEKDSKDEAAKVEKELQEIRKVIEESGGKLSNRVLQCDLEFARRKADGSTTMTILNPADPSVGDAGYCPVKLGMMSNRLQSGVNSLQGFREDKRNRITPVSYVNYGPFTSYAPTYDSSFANISKEDSDLVSSLYGEESEPLGSDSMSKFLAKSDEYVYKLADNILDAITNGEHSKTLKEAEPQVEMGTNTQEDSSDMEVAKPEASNCNRLDFLRCAAGLQAAEELSGEALHFQQKLDETTKLLRDLQEAQKERLSTKQPPNMICLLAPTAKELELAEKVTGNLAALTGQVAPCDVSSVYGIRRAMGIAVPPEPPEPFIDLTTVLEAEPMEALSGAQDPVPVITV